From Bradyrhizobium symbiodeficiens, the proteins below share one genomic window:
- a CDS encoding bifunctional transaldolase/phosoglucose isomerase, whose protein sequence is MNPVKELEKHGQAVWLDFLARGFIAKGDLKRLIETDGVKGVTSNPSIFEKAIGSSDEYDAPIGKALKRGDRTVADLFEAVAVEDIQNAADVLRPVYDRLKGGDGYVSLEVSPYLALDTSGTVTEARRLWKSVGRKNLMVKVPATPEGLPAIEELIGDGISINITLLFSRAVYLQVAEAYIAGLEKYVAGGGDPSHVASVASFFVSRIDSVVDKQLDDKIARANDPSEKERLAALKGKVAIANAKVAYQDYKRLFSGARWDKLAAKGARPQRMLWASTGTKNKDYSDVLYVEELIGPDTINTVPPATLDAFRDHGKPRDSLEENVEDAHRVLEELERSGVSLDAITEELVKDGVKQFADAADKLYGAVAHKRATVLGAAIDRQQLSLGDGLGKAVAKSTEEWRASAKIRRLWQRDKSVWTGADEDKWLGWLDSAAKADVADYEDYASRVKGQKFSDAVVLGMGGSSLGPEVLAETFGKKPGFPKLHVLDSTDPAQVRAMEAKIDIANTVFIVSSKSGGTTEPNAMKDYFHERVAQALGPKAKTGFRFIAVTDPGSSLEKAARKLNYARIFHGEPSIGGRYSVLSPFGLVPAATAGIDVKTFVKHALSMARSCGPDVPPSENPGVQLGLAIGLAGLQGRDKVTILSSKKIADFGAWAEQLIAESTGKEGKGLIPIEGEPLGDPSVYGNDRFFIDIRVEGEADAAHDSKLAAVEAAGHPVVRIVMKSIDHLGQEFFRFEMATAVAGSILGINPFDQPDVEAAKLKTRELTASFEKTGTLPEEQPVVSTDEADLYTDEANATALRAAGANGDLTSWLKAHLSRSNHGDYVALLGYIARDKATIDALQAMRLEVREKRQVATCAEFGPRFLHSTGQAYKGGADSGVFLQITADDARDLAVPGQKASFGVIKAAQARGDFDVLTERGRRALRVHLKGGLKKGLAALNAALNDALN, encoded by the coding sequence ATGAATCCCGTCAAAGAACTGGAAAAGCACGGACAAGCCGTCTGGCTGGACTTCCTGGCCCGTGGCTTCATCGCCAAGGGCGACCTGAAACGACTGATCGAGACCGACGGCGTCAAGGGCGTCACCTCCAACCCCTCGATCTTCGAGAAGGCGATCGGCAGCTCGGACGAATATGACGCCCCGATCGGCAAGGCGCTGAAGCGCGGCGACCGGACCGTGGCCGATTTGTTCGAGGCCGTCGCGGTCGAGGACATCCAGAACGCGGCCGACGTGCTGCGCCCGGTCTATGACCGCCTCAAGGGCGGCGACGGCTATGTCAGCCTGGAAGTCTCGCCCTATCTGGCGCTCGACACGTCCGGCACCGTCACCGAGGCGCGGCGGCTCTGGAAGAGCGTCGGTCGCAAGAACCTGATGGTGAAGGTGCCCGCGACGCCCGAGGGCCTGCCGGCGATCGAAGAGCTGATCGGCGACGGCATCAGCATCAACATCACGTTGCTGTTCTCCAGGGCGGTCTACCTCCAGGTGGCGGAAGCCTACATCGCCGGACTCGAAAAATACGTCGCCGGCGGCGGCGATCCCTCGCATGTGGCGAGCGTGGCCAGCTTCTTCGTCAGCCGCATCGACTCCGTGGTCGACAAGCAGCTCGACGACAAGATCGCCCGCGCCAACGATCCGTCCGAGAAGGAGCGGCTGGCCGCGCTCAAGGGCAAGGTCGCGATCGCCAACGCCAAGGTCGCCTACCAGGATTACAAGCGCCTGTTCTCGGGTGCCCGCTGGGACAAGCTCGCCGCCAAGGGCGCCAGGCCGCAGCGGATGCTGTGGGCCTCGACCGGCACCAAGAACAAGGATTACAGCGACGTCCTCTATGTCGAAGAATTGATCGGCCCCGACACCATCAACACCGTGCCGCCGGCAACGCTGGATGCGTTCCGCGACCACGGCAAGCCGCGCGACAGCCTGGAGGAGAATGTCGAGGACGCCCACCGCGTGCTGGAAGAGCTGGAGCGTTCCGGCGTCTCGCTCGATGCCATCACCGAGGAGCTGGTCAAGGACGGCGTCAAGCAGTTCGCCGACGCCGCCGACAAGCTCTACGGCGCGGTCGCGCACAAGCGGGCGACCGTGCTCGGCGCCGCGATCGACCGCCAGCAGCTTTCGCTCGGCGACGGGCTCGGCAAGGCGGTCGCCAAGAGCACCGAGGAATGGCGTGCCTCCGCCAAGATCCGCAGGCTGTGGCAGCGCGACAAATCGGTCTGGACCGGCGCGGACGAGGACAAATGGCTCGGCTGGCTCGACAGCGCCGCCAAGGCCGACGTCGCCGACTATGAAGATTACGCAAGCCGGGTGAAGGGCCAGAAATTCTCCGACGCCGTCGTGCTCGGCATGGGCGGATCGAGCCTCGGGCCGGAGGTGCTCGCCGAGACATTTGGGAAGAAGCCCGGCTTCCCGAAGCTGCATGTGCTTGACTCCACCGACCCGGCGCAGGTGCGGGCGATGGAGGCGAAGATCGACATCGCCAACACCGTGTTCATCGTCTCCAGCAAGTCCGGCGGCACCACCGAGCCGAACGCGATGAAGGACTATTTCCATGAGCGCGTTGCGCAAGCGCTCGGCCCGAAGGCAAAGACCGGCTTCCGCTTCATCGCGGTGACGGATCCCGGCTCATCGCTGGAAAAGGCCGCCAGGAAACTGAACTATGCCCGCATCTTCCATGGCGAGCCCTCGATCGGCGGACGCTATTCCGTGCTGTCGCCGTTCGGCCTCGTGCCGGCGGCGACCGCCGGCATCGACGTCAAGACCTTCGTCAAGCATGCACTCTCGATGGCGCGTTCCTGCGGACCGGACGTGCCGCCAAGTGAGAATCCGGGCGTGCAGCTCGGCCTCGCCATCGGCCTTGCCGGCCTGCAAGGCCGCGACAAGGTGACGATCCTGTCGTCGAAAAAGATCGCCGATTTCGGCGCCTGGGCCGAACAGCTCATCGCGGAATCGACCGGCAAGGAAGGCAAGGGCCTGATCCCGATCGAGGGCGAGCCTCTGGGCGATCCCTCTGTTTACGGCAACGACCGGTTCTTCATCGACATCCGCGTCGAAGGCGAAGCCGACGCCGCCCATGATTCCAAGCTTGCCGCGGTCGAGGCGGCCGGCCACCCCGTGGTGCGCATCGTGATGAAGTCGATCGACCATCTCGGCCAGGAGTTCTTCCGCTTCGAGATGGCCACGGCGGTGGCAGGCTCGATCCTGGGCATCAACCCGTTCGACCAGCCGGATGTGGAAGCAGCCAAGCTCAAGACCCGCGAGCTCACCGCCTCGTTCGAGAAGACCGGCACCTTGCCTGAAGAGCAGCCGGTGGTCAGCACCGATGAGGCCGATCTCTACACCGACGAGGCCAACGCGACTGCGCTGCGCGCCGCCGGCGCCAATGGCGACCTCACCTCGTGGCTGAAGGCGCATCTGTCGCGCTCCAACCACGGCGACTATGTCGCCCTGCTCGGCTATATCGCGCGGGACAAGGCGACCATCGACGCGCTTCAAGCCATGCGGCTGGAGGTGCGCGAGAAGCGGCAGGTCGCGACCTGTGCCGAGTTCGGCCCGCGCTTCCTGCATTCAACCGGGCAGGCCTACAAGGGCGGGGCCGACAGCGGCGTGTTCCTTCAGATCACCGCCGACGATGCCAGGGATCTCGCCGTGCCCGGCCAGAAGGCCAGTTTCGGCGTGATCAAGGCGGCGCAGGCCCGCGGCGATTTCGACGTGCTCACCGAGCGCGGCCGGCGCGCACTGCGCGTGCACCTCAAGGGCGGACTCAAGAAGGGTCTTGCCGCACTCAATGCCGCGCTCAACGACGCGCTGAACTAA
- the gnd gene encoding phosphogluconate dehydrogenase (NAD(+)-dependent, decarboxylating), translated as MQLGMIGLGRMGGNIVRRLMRHGHSTVVYDKDAKAVAGLAADGAVGSATLEDFIAKLERPRTAWVMLPAGHITETTINTIAGVMQDGDVIIDGGNTFWQDDVRRGKALRERGIHYVDVGTSGGVWGLDRGYCMMIGGEKQVVDRLDPIFAALAPGAGDIPRTEGRDGRDPRIEQGYIHAGPVGAGHFVKMIHNGIEYGLMQAYAEGFDILKNANIEALPADHRYDFDLADVAEVWRRGSVIPSWLLDLTSTALADSPQLTEYSGFVEDSGEGRWTVNAAIDEAVPAEVLTAALYTRFRSRREHTFAEKILSAMRAGFGGHREPKQPGAAKPKQ; from the coding sequence ATGCAACTCGGCATGATCGGCCTCGGCCGAATGGGCGGCAACATCGTTCGCCGCCTGATGCGCCACGGGCATTCGACCGTGGTCTATGACAAGGACGCCAAGGCCGTAGCAGGCCTCGCCGCAGACGGCGCGGTCGGCTCGGCGACGCTGGAAGACTTCATCGCGAAGCTCGAGCGGCCGCGCACGGCCTGGGTGATGCTGCCTGCGGGGCACATCACCGAGACCACGATCAATACGATCGCGGGCGTGATGCAGGACGGCGACGTCATCATCGACGGCGGCAACACCTTCTGGCAGGACGACGTCCGGCGCGGCAAGGCGCTGAGAGAGCGCGGCATCCACTATGTCGACGTCGGCACCTCGGGCGGCGTCTGGGGTCTCGACCGCGGCTATTGCATGATGATCGGCGGCGAGAAGCAGGTGGTCGACCGGCTCGATCCGATCTTCGCCGCGCTAGCGCCCGGCGCCGGCGACATTCCGCGCACGGAAGGACGCGACGGGCGCGATCCCCGTATCGAGCAGGGCTACATCCATGCCGGTCCCGTCGGCGCCGGTCATTTCGTCAAGATGATCCATAACGGCATCGAATACGGCCTGATGCAGGCTTATGCCGAAGGGTTCGACATCCTCAAGAATGCCAACATCGAGGCCCTGCCGGCGGATCACCGCTACGATTTCGATCTCGCCGACGTCGCCGAAGTGTGGCGGCGCGGCAGCGTGATCCCGTCCTGGCTACTCGACCTCACCTCGACGGCGCTCGCCGACAGCCCGCAGCTCACGGAATATTCCGGCTTCGTGGAAGATTCCGGCGAGGGACGCTGGACCGTCAACGCCGCGATCGACGAGGCCGTGCCGGCCGAGGTCCTCACCGCGGCGCTCTACACACGTTTCCGTTCCCGTCGGGAACACACCTTCGCCGAAAAAATTCTCTCCGCGATGCGCGCGGGGTTTGGCGGCCACAGGGAGCCGAAGCAGCCGGGCGCCGCGAAGCCCAAACAATAA
- the zwf gene encoding glucose-6-phosphate dehydrogenase, giving the protein MTKDPQAKRKPENCAFVIFGVTGDLTHRLVMPSLYNLAAENLLPEKFCVVGVARKGQSDDELRDSLMKGLRQFATRPVDDDIAKQLLQCVTFVEADPKDPPSFDRLREHLDSLECSQGTGGNRLFYLATPPAAFAPTARELGRTGMMKENGAWRRLVIEKPFGTDLASARALNAELLKIMDEHQIYRIDHYLGKETVQNILVLRFANGMFEPIWNRNHIDHIQITVEEKLGVGHRGGFYDSTGAMRDMVPNHLFQLMSLVAMEPPARFDAHSVRSEKADVLNSIQQPSREEALKNSVRAQYLAGRIGDDEITDYRKTEDVKPGSTTETFVALKLMIDNWRWAGVPFYLRTGKALGHKRTEVAIKFKQAPLSMFSGTDIDRLSQNFLTIGIAPTETIELQFNAKIPGPSITIDGVEMKFRYGDYFRADPSTGYETLIYDCMIGDNILFQRADGIEAGWQAVQPFLDAWKSAGSNGIETYEAGSDGPNCADELLRRDGRSWRKYS; this is encoded by the coding sequence GTGACAAAAGACCCGCAAGCCAAGCGCAAGCCCGAAAATTGCGCCTTCGTCATCTTTGGCGTGACCGGCGACCTCACCCATCGCCTGGTGATGCCGTCCCTCTACAATCTCGCTGCCGAGAACCTGTTGCCGGAAAAATTCTGCGTCGTCGGCGTGGCCCGCAAAGGCCAATCGGATGACGAGCTGCGCGACAGCCTGATGAAAGGCCTGCGGCAGTTCGCGACAAGGCCGGTCGACGACGACATCGCCAAACAGCTGCTGCAATGCGTCACCTTCGTCGAGGCCGATCCGAAGGACCCGCCCTCGTTCGACCGCTTGCGCGAGCATCTGGACTCGCTGGAGTGTTCGCAAGGCACCGGCGGCAACCGCCTGTTCTATCTCGCCACGCCGCCCGCCGCGTTCGCGCCGACCGCGCGCGAGCTCGGCCGCACCGGCATGATGAAGGAGAACGGCGCCTGGCGGCGGCTGGTGATCGAAAAGCCGTTCGGCACCGACCTCGCCTCGGCCCGCGCGCTGAACGCCGAGCTGCTGAAGATCATGGACGAGCACCAGATCTACCGGATCGATCATTATCTCGGCAAGGAGACGGTACAGAACATCCTGGTGCTGCGCTTTGCCAACGGCATGTTCGAGCCGATCTGGAATCGCAACCACATCGACCACATCCAGATCACGGTGGAGGAGAAGCTCGGCGTCGGCCATCGCGGCGGCTTCTACGATTCCACCGGCGCGATGCGTGACATGGTGCCGAACCATCTGTTCCAGCTGATGTCGCTGGTCGCGATGGAGCCGCCGGCACGGTTCGACGCCCATTCGGTGCGCTCCGAGAAGGCCGACGTACTCAACTCGATCCAGCAGCCGAGCCGGGAGGAAGCGCTGAAGAACTCGGTGCGCGCGCAATATCTCGCAGGCCGCATCGGTGACGACGAGATCACGGACTATCGCAAGACCGAGGACGTCAAGCCCGGCAGCACCACCGAGACCTTCGTTGCGCTGAAGCTGATGATCGACAATTGGCGCTGGGCCGGCGTTCCCTTCTATTTGCGTACCGGCAAGGCGCTCGGCCACAAGCGCACCGAGGTCGCAATCAAGTTCAAGCAGGCGCCGCTGTCGATGTTCTCGGGCACGGACATCGATCGCCTGTCGCAGAATTTCCTCACCATCGGCATCGCGCCGACCGAGACCATCGAGCTGCAATTCAACGCCAAGATCCCGGGGCCGAGCATCACCATCGACGGCGTCGAGATGAAGTTCCGCTACGGCGACTATTTCCGGGCGGATCCCTCGACCGGCTACGAGACGCTGATCTACGACTGCATGATCGGCGACAACATCCTGTTCCAGCGCGCCGACGGCATCGAGGCCGGATGGCAGGCGGTGCAGCCGTTCCTGGACGCCTGGAAAAGCGCGGGCAGCAACGGCATTGAGACCTATGAAGCCGGCAGCGACGGCCCGAACTGCGCCGACGAGCTGCTGCGGCGGGACGGGCGAAGCTGGCGGAAGTATTCGTGA
- the pgl gene encoding 6-phosphogluconolactonase has translation MATAEQPKLIVEADAGALAQTAAERVMARIAANPARIAICLTGGSSPKKLYQLLGGDPWRGKIPWDRVHWFIGDERFVSESDPLNNMAVARATFLDGNAPVGHIHPIPTIADNPDRSAEAYARELQAFYGSERLDPARPLFDLVLMGAGPDGHTASLFPGFPAIEETERWVIGVPKANVAPFVPRVSLTLPVLASCREMLFQIAGHDKQPILTRLFNGETLPALRARSNGETVWLVDQAALPEGIRGPR, from the coding sequence ATGGCAACGGCCGAACAGCCGAAGCTGATCGTCGAAGCTGATGCCGGGGCGCTGGCGCAGACGGCGGCCGAACGGGTGATGGCGCGGATCGCGGCCAACCCCGCGCGCATCGCGATCTGCCTTACCGGCGGCTCCAGCCCGAAGAAGCTCTATCAACTGCTCGGCGGCGATCCCTGGCGCGGCAAGATCCCGTGGGACCGCGTGCACTGGTTCATCGGCGACGAGCGATTCGTGTCCGAGAGCGATCCGCTCAACAACATGGCGGTCGCGCGCGCGACGTTTCTCGATGGCAATGCGCCCGTCGGCCATATCCACCCGATCCCGACCATTGCTGACAATCCGGACCGAAGCGCCGAAGCCTATGCGCGCGAGCTACAGGCCTTCTACGGTTCTGAACGCCTCGATCCGGCGCGGCCGCTGTTCGACCTGGTGCTGATGGGCGCCGGCCCGGATGGCCACACCGCCTCGCTCTTTCCGGGCTTCCCCGCAATCGAGGAGACCGAACGCTGGGTCATCGGGGTGCCCAAGGCCAATGTCGCGCCTTTCGTGCCGCGGGTCTCGCTCACCCTGCCCGTTCTGGCGTCCTGCCGCGAAATGCTGTTCCAGATTGCCGGGCACGACAAGCAGCCGATCTTGACGCGCCTCTTCAATGGCGAGACTCTGCCCGCATTACGCGCGCGCTCGAATGGTGAGACTGTCTGGCTGGTCGACCAGGCCGCGCTTCCGGAGGGAATTCGTGGGCCGCGTTGA
- a CDS encoding gluconokinase — MGRVEAPCALIVMGVSGSGKSTVAEALGERLGWRFEDGDSFHPPSNVEKMRAGHPLTDEDRWPWLNAIADEIARVCDKGGHVIIACSALKHTYRDVLLRGRDDVRFVFLKGTRELIAERLAHRKGHFMPPGLLTSQFDTLEPPEAGEHVITVSIDETVEAIVDGVVRQLKLGGTKR, encoded by the coding sequence GTGGGCCGCGTTGAAGCACCTTGTGCATTGATCGTGATGGGCGTGTCGGGTTCGGGCAAGAGCACGGTTGCGGAAGCACTCGGCGAGCGGCTCGGCTGGCGTTTCGAGGACGGCGACAGCTTCCATCCCCCCAGCAATGTCGAGAAGATGCGGGCCGGTCACCCTCTCACCGACGAGGACCGCTGGCCCTGGCTCAACGCCATCGCCGACGAGATCGCGCGGGTCTGCGACAAGGGCGGGCATGTCATCATCGCCTGCTCGGCGTTGAAGCACACCTATCGCGACGTGTTGCTGCGGGGGCGCGACGACGTCCGCTTCGTGTTCCTGAAGGGCACCAGAGAGCTGATCGCCGAGCGGCTCGCGCACCGCAAGGGCCATTTCATGCCGCCCGGGCTGCTGACCAGCCAGTTCGACACGCTGGAGCCGCCGGAAGCGGGCGAGCACGTGATCACCGTCTCGATCGACGAAACCGTCGAAGCGATCGTGGACGGCGTGGTGCGGCAGTTGAAGCTTGGCGGGACGAAGCGCTGA
- a CDS encoding HAD family hydrolase: MTQISLVVSDVDGTLLTKDKTLTDRARSAVQRLHKAGVGFTITSSRPAIGMRFLIEPLALWLPVGPFNGSSIVDPEMNPVEQHLIPASAAERSLQILREFGADIWLFTYDKWLIDNPSGKYVAHEQHTIRSDPTIVTDFSPYLSSACKIVGASADAAGLEACEKAMQQALGSEATAVRSQTYYLDITPPGFNKGTFVEAMAKRLGIATGAVATIGDMQNDLAMFAVSGVSIAMGNASDSVKDQATHVTASNEQDGFAEAMEMILKRNGAGS; this comes from the coding sequence ATGACGCAAATCTCCCTCGTGGTCTCCGACGTCGACGGCACGCTGCTGACCAAGGACAAGACGCTGACGGATCGCGCGAGGTCTGCGGTGCAGCGGCTGCACAAGGCCGGCGTTGGCTTCACCATCACCTCCAGCCGTCCCGCCATCGGTATGCGCTTTCTGATAGAGCCGTTGGCGCTGTGGCTCCCGGTCGGCCCGTTCAACGGTTCCTCGATCGTCGATCCCGAGATGAACCCGGTCGAACAGCACCTGATCCCCGCAAGCGCCGCCGAGCGGTCCTTGCAGATCCTGCGCGAGTTCGGCGCCGACATCTGGCTGTTCACCTATGACAAATGGCTGATCGACAACCCCAGCGGCAAATACGTCGCGCATGAGCAGCACACGATCCGCTCCGATCCCACCATCGTGACGGACTTTTCTCCTTACCTGTCGAGCGCCTGCAAGATCGTCGGCGCCAGCGCCGATGCGGCGGGCTTAGAGGCTTGCGAGAAGGCGATGCAGCAGGCGCTCGGCAGCGAGGCCACCGCGGTGCGCTCGCAGACCTATTATCTCGACATCACCCCACCCGGCTTCAACAAGGGCACCTTCGTCGAGGCGATGGCCAAGCGTTTGGGCATTGCGACCGGCGCCGTCGCTACCATCGGCGACATGCAGAACGACCTCGCGATGTTCGCCGTCAGCGGCGTCTCGATCGCCATGGGCAATGCCAGCGACAGCGTCAAGGACCAGGCGACGCACGTCACGGCCAGCAACGAGCAGGACGGTTTTGCCGAGGCGATGGAGATGATCTTGAAGCGGAATGGGGCGGGTAGCTAA
- a CDS encoding glycoside hydrolase family 15 protein, protein MTQKIEDYALIGDCETAALVGRDGSIDWLCWPAFDSDACFAAILGTHKNGRWLIAPGEDVTTTSRRYLGETLILETRFETKSGTVALIDFMPPRGKASDIVRLVRGVNGTVKMRMELVIRFGFGVDIPWVRRIDHSLMAIAGQDMTVLRTPVETRGEDLTTVSDFEVRAGETVPFVLTYGPSHLDPPEAIDPDIALQETEKFWQEWSGRSTHDGEYRDLIMRSLITLKALTFAPTGGIVAAPTTSLPEKLGGARNWDYRFCWLRDATFTLLALMNSGYTEEASAWHNWLLRAAAGSPGNMQIMYGIWGQRRLLEWEAGWLDGYEGAKPVRVGNAAHAQLQLDVYGELIDAFHQSRMAKLKLDEETWALECAVLQHLAEVWDRPDHGIWERRGEPKHYVFSKVMTWVAFDRGIKSAETFGFKAPLLHWRALREAIHRDVCNKGFDAEENAFVESYGSKMLDASVLLLPAVGFLPPDDPRIRGTIAAVETRLMRDGFVLRHDPRELPAGQPPLEGAFLACSLWLADAHVLAGDLDRAQALLDRVAGIANDVGLLAEEYDSVARRQTGNFPQALTHIALINTAQNLSTARQKSEKPAMQRSK, encoded by the coding sequence TTGACCCAGAAAATCGAAGACTATGCGCTGATCGGGGATTGCGAGACCGCGGCGCTGGTCGGGCGCGACGGCTCGATCGATTGGCTGTGCTGGCCCGCCTTCGATTCCGACGCCTGCTTTGCCGCCATCCTCGGCACCCACAAGAACGGGCGCTGGCTGATCGCGCCTGGCGAGGACGTCACGACGACATCGCGGCGTTATCTCGGCGAGACCCTCATCCTCGAAACGCGTTTTGAAACGAAGAGCGGGACCGTCGCTCTGATCGACTTCATGCCGCCGCGCGGCAAGGCATCCGACATCGTGCGGCTGGTACGCGGGGTCAACGGCACGGTGAAGATGCGGATGGAGCTCGTGATCCGCTTCGGCTTCGGCGTGGACATTCCCTGGGTGCGGCGGATCGACCATTCCCTGATGGCGATCGCCGGCCAGGACATGACCGTGCTGCGCACGCCGGTCGAAACCCGCGGGGAGGACCTGACCACGGTGTCCGACTTCGAGGTGAGGGCCGGCGAGACCGTGCCGTTCGTGCTGACCTACGGCCCCTCGCATCTCGATCCGCCTGAAGCGATCGACCCGGACATCGCGCTCCAGGAGACCGAGAAATTCTGGCAGGAATGGAGCGGCCGCTCCACGCATGACGGTGAGTATCGCGATCTCATCATGCGCTCGCTGATCACGCTGAAGGCGCTGACCTTCGCCCCGACCGGCGGCATCGTCGCCGCGCCCACCACGTCATTACCGGAAAAGCTCGGCGGCGCGAGGAACTGGGATTACCGCTTCTGCTGGCTGCGCGATGCGACCTTCACGCTGCTGGCGCTGATGAACTCGGGCTACACCGAGGAAGCGTCGGCCTGGCACAATTGGCTGCTGCGCGCCGCCGCCGGCTCGCCCGGCAACATGCAGATCATGTACGGCATCTGGGGCCAGCGGCGGCTCCTGGAATGGGAGGCGGGCTGGCTCGACGGCTATGAAGGCGCCAAGCCGGTGCGCGTCGGCAATGCCGCGCATGCGCAGCTTCAGCTCGACGTCTACGGCGAACTGATCGACGCCTTTCACCAGTCGCGCATGGCCAAGCTGAAGCTCGACGAGGAGACCTGGGCGCTGGAATGCGCGGTGCTCCAGCATCTGGCCGAGGTCTGGGACCGGCCCGACCACGGCATCTGGGAGCGGCGCGGAGAGCCGAAGCACTACGTGTTCTCCAAGGTGATGACCTGGGTCGCCTTCGACCGCGGCATCAAGAGCGCCGAGACTTTCGGCTTCAAAGCGCCGCTGCTGCACTGGCGCGCCCTGCGCGAGGCCATTCATCGCGACGTCTGCAACAAGGGATTTGACGCGGAGGAAAATGCCTTCGTGGAATCTTACGGCTCGAAAATGCTGGACGCCAGTGTGCTGCTGCTGCCGGCCGTCGGCTTCCTGCCGCCCGACGATCCGCGCATCCGCGGCACCATCGCCGCGGTCGAGACACGCTTGATGCGCGACGGCTTCGTGCTCAGGCACGATCCGCGCGAGCTGCCGGCGGGGCAGCCGCCGCTCGAAGGCGCGTTCCTGGCCTGTAGCCTGTGGCTGGCCGATGCCCACGTGCTGGCTGGCGATCTCGACCGGGCGCAGGCCTTGCTCGATCGCGTGGCCGGCATCGCGAACGATGTCGGGCTATTGGCGGAGGAATACGATTCAGTCGCGCGACGCCAGACCGGCAATTTCCCGCAGGCGCTGACCCACATCGCCCTGATCAACACGGCGCAGAATTTGTCGACGGCGAGGCAGAAGAGCGAGAAGCCGGCGATGCAGCGGTCGAAGTAG